From the genome of Altererythrobacter sp. BO-6:
GCGGCGACACCCGCGCACGCATCAGCGCCATCGCCGGGAATGCGCGCGCCCGCAGCAGCGGCGTTGCTGCAAAGGCGAAAGCGACCAGCAAGCCATAGGCGGCGCCCAGCGCAAGCGGGGCAGGCTCTATCACGAAGCCGCTTTCGACCGGCAAAAGGTCTTTCAGCGCCAGCCCCAACAGCGGGGTTACCAGCACGCCGGTGACGATCCCCGCGATACTGCCGATTAGCGCCGCAGAGCCGATCTGCAGGGCGTAAATCCGTACGATATCCATGCTCGATGCGCCCAGCACCTTGAGCGTGGCGATCGAATTGCGCCGCGCGTCGAGATAGCTTGCCACTCCGCCGCCGATACCAATCCCGGCGATTACCAGGGCGGCCAGGCCGACCAGCGTCAGGAAATCGCTCATATTGCCGACGAAGCGGTCTGCTCCCGGCGAGGCGCGGTCGCGCGTGCGGAAGTCGAACCCGGCATTGGGGAAACGCTGTTCCAGCGCCGCCTGCACGTCTTCGGGATCCTGCCCGCCATCGAAAGCGACCCGGTACTTGCTTTCGTAAAGCGTTCCGGGTGCGATCAGGCCGGCTTCAAAGGGCAATTCCTGCGCCACGATGACTGTGGGGCCGAGCTGGAAGCCTTCCGACAGGCGATCAGGCTCGTTGGCGATCACGCCTGCGGCTTTCAGGTCAACTGTACCGACGCGAAATGTGTCGCCGACCCCAATGCCCAGCCGGTCGAGCGCGCCCTGACCCAGCCAGGCCTCGCCCGCTACAGGGGCGCCCACGCTGCGTCCGTCCTTCAGCGTCAGTGTGCCGTAGAGCGGCCATTTCGCGTCGACCGCCTTCAGTTCCACCGGCGCGGCGGAATCGGGCGTGCTGGCCATCGCCTGCATCCGCGTGCCGCCGGAGATCGCACCATATGCGCTGAGCGCGTCCTTTTCCTGAGTGCTGAGGTCGCGTTGCCAGACTTCGATTTCCAGATCGCCACCAAGCAGTTCCTGCCCGCGGCCCGCCAGTTCGCGTTCGATCGCCGCAGTCAGCGTGCCGATGGCGGCGAGTGCGGCGGTGCCGAGGAAGATGCACACCAGCAGCAGGCGCAGCCCCTTGAAGCGCGCGTTGAGATCGCGCCGGGCGATGCGCCAGGCGGTGCTCCAGTTAAGGTTCGCGCTCATGCGGCGGCGCTGGCAGAGGCTGTGTCGGACACGATCACGCCATCGGCCATGGTCACGATCCGCTCGCAGCGTTCGGCCAGAGCCCGGTCATGCGTGATCATCAGCAGGGTGGCGCCGGTTTCCTTGCGCCGGGCGAACAGCAGTTCGATGATTTCCTGTCCGGTGGTCGCATCGAGATTGCCGGTCGGCTCATCGGCAAAGATCAGGTCGGGGCGGGGCGCAATCGCGCGGGCAATCGCCACGCGCTGCTGCTCGCCGCCCGAAAGCTGGGTGGGATAATGGTGCAGCCGGTGGCCCAGACCCACCGCCTTGAGTTCCGCCTCGGCCCGTTGCTGCGCGCCTTCCCGGCCCGCCAGCTCCATCGGTGTGGCGACGTTTTCCGCAGCGGTCATGGTCGGCAGCAGGTGGAAAGCCTGCAGGACGATGCCGATCCGCCCGCGCCGGGCCTGCGCCAGCGCATCCTCGTCCATCGCGGTAAAGTCTTCGCCGGCCACCATCAGCGCGCCGCTGCTGGCGCGTTCAAGGCCGGACAGCACCGCCATCAGCGAGCTCTTGCCCGAACCCGAAGCGCCGAGCAGGGCTACCACCTCGCCCTTGGTAACATCGAGGTCGATCCCGCGCAGAATCTCTACCGGGGCGGCGTCACTACCAAGCGTAAGGGTCAGGTTACGGGCGGAAATTGCAAGAGAGGGGCTTGTCACTGGTTCGCATTCGCATAGGGCTGGGGGCCGCACAAGGAGACTTGCAGATGGCAAAAGGCGTTTGGTCGATCATTCCCGCACTGTTGCTCGCGGCCTGTGGCGCTGAGGTGCCCGCCGATCAGGCGGCGGAAACCGGTTCGGATACCAATGCCGCAGACATGGCGACGGTTCCCGTGATGGGGCCAGAGCGCAATATTCTCGCCTTCGGCAACAGCCTGTTCGCGGGTTATGGCGTGGACAAGAGTGACAGCTATCCGGCCAAATTGCAGGCCGCGCTGCGTGCGCGCGGCTTGAATGCACAGGTCGCAAACGCAGGGATTTCGGGCGATACCAGCGCAGCGGGTTTGCAGCGGCTCAAATTCACGCTCGACGCGCAGGACGAGAAGCCTGACCTGTTCATCCTGGAGCTGGGCGGCAATGATCTGCTGCGCGGGATTTCGCCTGAGCAGACCAAGGCCAATCTTGCCGCCATGCTCGACGAATTGAAGGCCCGCGGCATACCGGCGCTTATCATGGGGATGCGTGCGCCGCCCAATTACGGGCCGGAATACCAGGCGCAGTTCGATGCGCTCTATGCCGATCTGGCGAAGCAATATGGCGCCGCACTGATCCCGTTCTGGCTGGAATCGATCTATCAGGACCCCACGCTGTTCCAGTCCGACCGGATCCATCCGACCGAAGAGGGGATCGAAGAACTCGTCGCGGCAACGG
Proteins encoded in this window:
- a CDS encoding ABC transporter ATP-binding protein, giving the protein MTSPSLAISARNLTLTLGSDAAPVEILRGIDLDVTKGEVVALLGASGSGKSSLMAVLSGLERASSGALMVAGEDFTAMDEDALAQARRGRIGIVLQAFHLLPTMTAAENVATPMELAGREGAQQRAEAELKAVGLGHRLHHYPTQLSGGEQQRVAIARAIAPRPDLIFADEPTGNLDATTGQEIIELLFARRKETGATLLMITHDRALAERCERIVTMADGVIVSDTASASAAA
- a CDS encoding arylesterase; the protein is MAKGVWSIIPALLLAACGAEVPADQAAETGSDTNAADMATVPVMGPERNILAFGNSLFAGYGVDKSDSYPAKLQAALRARGLNAQVANAGISGDTSAAGLQRLKFTLDAQDEKPDLFILELGGNDLLRGISPEQTKANLAAMLDELKARGIPALIMGMRAPPNYGPEYQAQFDALYADLAKQYGAALIPFWLESIYQDPTLFQSDRIHPTEEGIEELVAATVEQVAGALPAEGN